Proteins encoded together in one Nocardioides marinisabuli window:
- a CDS encoding macro domain-containing protein — translation MQITVVHGDITTQAVDAVVNAANRRMRGGGGVDGAIHAAGGPAVLEDCRRRFPDGLATGDAGWTTAGDLPARWVIHVVGPDRTAGETDRSLLVSCYARALEVADEVGAASLALPLVGAGVYGWSASDSVTAALEVLRTTDTGLREARFVAFGRAAYDVVSAAL, via the coding sequence ATGCAGATCACGGTCGTCCACGGCGACATCACCACCCAGGCCGTCGACGCGGTCGTCAACGCCGCCAACCGCCGGATGCGCGGCGGCGGTGGGGTCGACGGCGCGATCCACGCCGCGGGCGGCCCGGCTGTGCTGGAGGACTGCCGGCGCCGATTCCCCGACGGCCTGGCCACCGGCGACGCGGGCTGGACCACCGCAGGCGACCTGCCCGCACGCTGGGTCATCCACGTGGTGGGCCCCGACCGCACCGCCGGCGAGACCGACCGGTCGCTGCTGGTCTCCTGCTACGCCCGGGCGCTCGAGGTCGCCGACGAGGTCGGGGCCGCCAGCCTGGCGCTGCCCCTGGTCGGCGCGGGCGTCTACGGCTGGTCGGCCTCCGACTCGGTCACCGCCGCGCTCGAGGTGCTGCGCACCACCGACACCGGGCTGCGCGAGGCGCGGTTCGTCGCGTTCGGGCGCGCGGCCTACGACGTGGTCAGCGCCGCGCTCTGA
- the serC gene encoding phosphoserine transaminase: MSDPVVDLRIPVDLLPADGRFGSGPSKVQASHLDALAATGASLMGTSHRQAPVRSLVGRVVEGLRTLLDVPDGHEVVLGNGGSTAFWDVAAHGLVERRSQHLTYGEFTSKFATAVARAPWLEEPSVRSAPAGDLATPLAEAGVDAYAWAHNETSTGVMAPVERPAGADPDALVLVDATSGAGGLPVDLRATDVYYFAPQKGFASDGGLWIAVMSPAALERAGRIAASGRYVPAFLDLPTAIDNARKQQTYNTPAVATLFLLAEQLDWMNGIGGLPAAVERTTRSSQHLYAWAEARAWAQPFVTEPAHRSLVVGTVDLDDAVPGATVRSVLRANGVVDVEPYRSLGRNQLRVGMFPAVDPDDVLALTRCVDWVVERL; this comes from the coding sequence GTGAGCGACCCCGTGGTGGACCTGCGCATCCCCGTCGACCTGCTGCCCGCCGACGGCCGCTTCGGCTCCGGCCCCTCGAAGGTGCAGGCCTCCCACCTCGACGCGCTCGCCGCGACCGGCGCCTCGCTGATGGGCACCTCGCACCGCCAGGCCCCCGTCCGCTCCCTGGTGGGCCGGGTCGTCGAGGGCCTGCGCACCCTGCTCGACGTGCCCGACGGCCACGAGGTGGTGCTCGGCAACGGCGGGTCGACCGCCTTCTGGGACGTCGCCGCGCACGGCCTGGTCGAGCGCCGCAGCCAGCACCTGACCTACGGCGAGTTCACCTCGAAGTTCGCCACCGCCGTCGCCCGGGCGCCCTGGCTGGAGGAGCCGTCGGTGCGCAGCGCGCCCGCCGGCGACCTCGCCACCCCACTCGCCGAGGCCGGGGTCGACGCCTACGCCTGGGCCCACAACGAGACCTCGACCGGGGTCATGGCCCCCGTCGAGCGTCCGGCCGGGGCCGACCCCGACGCGCTGGTGCTCGTCGACGCCACCTCCGGCGCCGGCGGCCTGCCGGTCGACCTGCGCGCCACCGACGTCTACTACTTCGCGCCCCAGAAGGGCTTCGCCTCCGACGGCGGCCTGTGGATCGCCGTCATGTCGCCGGCGGCCCTCGAGCGCGCCGGACGGATCGCCGCGTCGGGCCGCTACGTCCCGGCGTTCCTCGACCTGCCCACCGCGATCGACAACGCGCGCAAGCAGCAGACCTACAACACCCCGGCCGTCGCGACCCTCTTCCTGCTCGCCGAGCAGCTGGACTGGATGAACGGCATCGGTGGCCTGCCCGCGGCGGTCGAGCGCACCACCCGCTCCTCTCAGCACCTCTACGCGTGGGCCGAGGCCCGCGCCTGGGCGCAGCCCTTCGTCACCGAGCCCGCCCACCGCTCCCTGGTCGTGGGCACCGTCGACCTCGACGACGCCGTGCCCGGGGCCACGGTCCGGTCGGTGCTGCGCGCCAACGGCGTGGTCGACGTCGAGCCCTACCGCAGCCTGGGCCGCAACCAGCTGCGGGTCGGCATGTTCCCCGCGGTCGACCCCGACGACGTGCTCGCCCTGACCCGCTGCGTCGACTGGGTCGTCGAGCGGCTCTGA
- the pdxH gene encoding pyridoxamine 5'-phosphate oxidase, producing MAEHTRGSTEDHSPDLRGLREEYAASGLRESDLAPDPMAMFGLWFADARAAGLHEPNAMVVSTVSRDGAPSSRTVLLKGLDDGAGREGFVFYTNHASRKADDLAADPRCALLFPWHPLERQVRVEGRAERLSREVVAAYFAERPRGSQLGAWASAQSSVVAGREELEAAYAAAEERFAGGEVPVPDGWGGYVVLPEEVELWQGRPSRMHDRLVYRRSGDGWATERLAP from the coding sequence ATGGCCGAGCACACCCGGGGCAGCACAGAGGACCACTCGCCCGACCTGCGCGGGCTGCGCGAGGAGTACGCCGCCAGCGGGCTGCGCGAGAGCGACCTGGCGCCCGACCCGATGGCCATGTTCGGGCTGTGGTTCGCCGACGCCCGGGCCGCCGGGCTGCACGAGCCCAACGCGATGGTGGTCTCGACGGTCTCGCGCGACGGCGCCCCCTCCTCGCGCACGGTGCTGCTCAAGGGTCTCGACGACGGGGCGGGGCGCGAGGGCTTCGTCTTCTACACCAACCACGCCTCGCGCAAGGCCGACGACCTGGCCGCCGACCCCCGCTGCGCGCTGCTCTTCCCCTGGCACCCGCTCGAGCGCCAGGTGCGGGTCGAGGGCAGGGCCGAGCGGCTCTCGCGCGAGGTGGTCGCCGCGTACTTCGCCGAGCGTCCGCGTGGCTCGCAGCTCGGTGCCTGGGCCTCGGCGCAGTCCTCGGTGGTCGCCGGGCGCGAGGAGCTGGAGGCGGCGTACGCCGCGGCCGAGGAGCGCTTCGCCGGGGGAGAGGTCCCGGTGCCCGACGGGTGGGGCGGCTACGTCGTGCTGCCCGAGGAGGTCGAGCTCTGGCAGGGGCGGCCGAGCCGGATGCACGACCGGCTGGTCTACCGGCGCTCGGGTGACGGGTGGGCCACCGAACGGCTGGCGCCCTGA
- a CDS encoding class I SAM-dependent methyltransferase yields MTSREAVRLWDAEAPAFDLAADHGLLDKNVRAAWSRLMHDLLPPPASRVADLGCGTGTLALLLAEQGHSVDGIDFSPEMVARALTKTAHEPGVSVTEADAYDPPLTPGDYDVVLSRHVLWAMPDPVEALRRWSALLGPEGRLVLVEGHWSQGDGTRGGLTAQEVVEALRSIGRTGTVHPLPDPHLWGKRIDDERYAVVSLAP; encoded by the coding sequence ATGACCAGCCGCGAAGCCGTCCGACTATGGGACGCCGAGGCCCCGGCCTTCGACCTCGCCGCCGACCACGGCCTGCTCGACAAGAACGTGCGGGCCGCCTGGTCGCGTCTGATGCACGACCTCCTGCCCCCGCCGGCGAGCCGGGTGGCCGACCTCGGCTGCGGCACCGGCACCCTGGCGCTGCTGCTGGCCGAGCAGGGCCACAGCGTCGACGGCATCGACTTCTCCCCCGAGATGGTGGCGCGCGCGCTCACCAAGACCGCCCACGAGCCCGGGGTGAGCGTGACCGAGGCCGACGCCTACGACCCGCCGCTGACCCCCGGCGACTACGACGTCGTGCTCTCGCGCCACGTCCTGTGGGCGATGCCCGACCCCGTCGAGGCGCTGCGGCGCTGGTCGGCGCTGCTGGGCCCCGAGGGCCGGCTGGTGCTCGTCGAGGGCCACTGGTCGCAGGGCGACGGCACCCGGGGCGGCCTGACCGCCCAGGAGGTCGTCGAGGCGCTGCGCAGCATCGGCCGCACCGGCACCGTGCACCCGCTGCCCGACCCGCACCTGTGGGGCAAGCGCATCGACGACGAGCGGTACGCCGTCGTCAGCCTCGCGCCCTGA
- a CDS encoding GNAT family N-acetyltransferase, with product MTWETHPVTPDRFEDFADVINPNRRGSHCWCLSHRLRAQDVEELGRGDREEAARALCARDRPPGVVTYRDGLPVGWCSIGPRLENPKLAASRLIKPLDDLPVWSIICVVVRGGHRRQGVTTRLLEGAVAWAASEGAPAVEAYPVDPAGERMDLTMAFVGTRSMFEKVGFEVVGTTGAVASRLPRLVMRRWLD from the coding sequence GTGACCTGGGAGACGCACCCGGTCACGCCGGACCGGTTCGAGGACTTCGCCGACGTCATCAACCCGAACCGTCGCGGCTCGCACTGCTGGTGCCTCTCGCACCGGCTGCGCGCCCAGGACGTCGAGGAGCTGGGCCGGGGCGACCGCGAGGAGGCCGCGCGGGCGCTGTGCGCCCGCGACCGGCCGCCCGGCGTGGTGACCTATCGCGACGGGCTCCCGGTCGGCTGGTGCAGCATCGGCCCTCGCTTGGAGAACCCCAAGCTGGCCGCGTCCCGTCTCATCAAGCCCCTCGACGACCTGCCGGTGTGGAGCATCATCTGCGTCGTCGTGCGGGGTGGCCACCGCCGGCAGGGCGTCACCACCCGGCTCCTCGAGGGGGCGGTGGCCTGGGCGGCGTCCGAGGGCGCGCCTGCCGTCGAGGCCTACCCGGTCGACCCTGCGGGGGAGCGGATGGACCTGACGATGGCCTTCGTCGGCACCCGCTCGATGTTCGAGAAGGTGGGCTTCGAGGTCGTCGGCACCACCGGTGCCGTGGCGAGCAGGCTGCCCCGGCTGGTGATGCGCCGGTGGCTCGACTGA
- a CDS encoding YidH family protein has translation MTQDEHRWPRWVYDGGEEPDPRFSFANERTFLARIRTALALVAAGVAVDVIDLDAPEALQRSLATLLVVAGLACAVLAWLRWARSERAMRRGLPLPSGGAAATLAGAVVVAAGVLVLVL, from the coding sequence GTGACGCAGGACGAGCACCGCTGGCCGCGGTGGGTCTACGACGGCGGCGAGGAGCCCGACCCCCGCTTCAGCTTCGCCAACGAGCGCACCTTCCTGGCCCGGATCCGCACCGCGCTCGCGCTCGTCGCCGCGGGGGTGGCCGTCGACGTCATCGACCTGGACGCACCCGAGGCGCTGCAGCGCTCGCTCGCCACGCTGCTGGTGGTGGCCGGCCTGGCCTGCGCCGTGCTGGCCTGGCTGCGCTGGGCCCGCTCCGAGCGGGCGATGCGGCGCGGCCTGCCCCTGCCCTCCGGCGGTGCGGCGGCCACGCTGGCCGGGGCCGTGGTGGTCGCGGCCGGCGTGCTCGTGCTGGTGCTGTGA
- a CDS encoding nuclear transport factor 2 family protein produces MSATEPPPPQGADDLVTGALARLSVAFGARDVEAAVACFSPEGAVYGDDLGEHAHGSEELRAFLAELFEETFTLSWEAGETWSRRRGDVVWFVCDTEAVLDYPDGLVERVRFQLSGILSAADGRWRFELFHGTQPVSPQRELLVRAG; encoded by the coding sequence ATGAGCGCGACCGAACCGCCCCCGCCGCAGGGGGCCGACGACCTCGTCACCGGGGCGCTGGCCCGGCTCTCGGTGGCCTTCGGGGCCCGTGACGTCGAGGCCGCGGTCGCCTGCTTCTCCCCCGAGGGCGCTGTCTACGGCGACGACCTCGGTGAGCACGCGCACGGCAGCGAGGAGCTGCGGGCCTTCCTCGCCGAGCTCTTCGAGGAGACCTTCACCCTGTCCTGGGAGGCCGGCGAGACCTGGTCGCGGCGCCGCGGCGACGTGGTGTGGTTCGTCTGCGACACCGAGGCGGTCCTCGACTACCCCGACGGGCTCGTCGAGCGCGTGCGCTTCCAGCTCTCGGGCATCCTCAGCGCCGCCGACGGGCGCTGGCGCTTCGAGCTCTTCCACGGCACCCAGCCGGTCTCGCCGCAGCGCGAGCTGCTGGTCCGGGCGGGCTGA
- a CDS encoding citrate synthase 2 produces the protein MTEVHHGLEGVVAFETEIAEPDKEGSALRYRGVDIEDIVGRVPFENVWGLLIDGAYTPGLAPAEPFNLPVHTGDVRVDVQAAVAMLAPAFGFGQTYDISDEQARDDIGRLAVMVLSYAAQSARGLNKAIVPQKEVDEGATLAEKFLIRWKGEADPKHVKAIDAYWSSAAEHGMNASTFTARVITSTGADVAAAFSGAIGAMSGPLHGGAPSRVLGMISDVEESGDAEAYVKGLLDRGERLMGFGHRVYRAEDPRARVLRRTAKELDAPRYAVAEALEKAALAELRERRPDRVLETNVEFWAAIVLDFAEVPANMFTSMFTCARTGGWSAHILEQKRTGRLIRPSAVYTGPGARPASEIDGWQEAWGA, from the coding sequence ATGACCGAGGTACACCACGGACTGGAGGGCGTCGTCGCCTTCGAGACGGAGATCGCCGAGCCCGACAAGGAGGGATCCGCGCTCCGCTACCGCGGCGTCGACATCGAGGACATCGTCGGCCGCGTCCCCTTCGAGAACGTGTGGGGCCTGCTGATCGACGGCGCCTACACCCCCGGCCTGGCCCCCGCCGAGCCCTTCAACCTGCCGGTGCACACCGGTGACGTCCGCGTCGACGTGCAGGCCGCGGTCGCGATGCTCGCGCCGGCCTTCGGCTTCGGCCAGACCTACGACATCTCCGACGAGCAGGCCCGCGACGACATCGGGCGCCTCGCCGTCATGGTGCTCTCGTACGCCGCACAGTCGGCGCGCGGGCTCAACAAGGCGATCGTGCCGCAGAAGGAGGTCGACGAGGGCGCGACCCTCGCCGAGAAGTTCCTGATCCGCTGGAAGGGCGAGGCCGACCCCAAGCACGTCAAGGCCATCGACGCGTACTGGAGCAGCGCGGCCGAGCACGGCATGAACGCCTCCACCTTCACCGCCCGCGTCATCACCTCCACCGGTGCCGACGTCGCGGCCGCCTTCTCCGGCGCCATCGGCGCGATGTCGGGCCCGCTGCACGGCGGCGCCCCGAGCCGCGTGCTCGGGATGATCTCCGACGTCGAGGAGTCCGGCGACGCCGAGGCCTACGTCAAGGGCCTGCTCGACCGCGGCGAGCGGCTGATGGGCTTCGGCCACCGCGTGTACCGCGCCGAGGACCCCCGCGCCCGCGTGCTGCGCCGCACCGCCAAGGAGCTCGACGCCCCGCGCTACGCGGTCGCCGAGGCCCTCGAGAAGGCCGCCCTCGCCGAGCTGCGCGAGCGCCGCCCCGACCGGGTCCTCGAGACCAACGTGGAGTTCTGGGCCGCGATCGTCCTCGACTTCGCCGAGGTCCCGGCCAACATGTTCACCTCGATGTTCACCTGCGCGCGCACCGGCGGCTGGTCGGCGCACATCCTGGAGCAGAAGCGCACCGGCCGCCTGATCCGCCCCTCCGCGGTCTACACCGGCCCGGGCGCCCGCCCGGCCTCGGAGATCGACGGCTGGCAGGAGGCCTGGGGAGCCTGA
- a CDS encoding formylglycine-generating enzyme family protein — MSSCCSPGRPEPTTGGAAPALPTARAAGPLTGLLDLPGGTFEMGSEDADANPEDLEGPVRPVEVAPFSIGRTTVTTDEFAAFVDATGWVTESERLGWSYVFAGFLPGALRKVSPRVPGTPWWCGVAGATWRAPEGPGSDLSGRGDHPVVHVSFHDAAAYAAWAGARLPTEAEWEYAARGGLEQARYPWGDELTPGGEHRCNIWQGTFPTRNTAEDGYRGTSPVTAFPANGYGLHDAAGNVWEWVDEQWDRPGAPGSRVVRGGSYLCHASYCNRYRVGARSANTPDSASGNQGFRVAADLPAPDLRARR; from the coding sequence ATGTCGTCCTGCTGCAGCCCCGGTCGTCCCGAGCCCACCACCGGTGGGGCCGCCCCCGCCCTGCCCACCGCCCGCGCCGCCGGCCCGTTGACCGGGCTGCTCGACCTGCCCGGCGGGACCTTCGAGATGGGCAGCGAGGACGCCGACGCCAACCCCGAGGACCTCGAGGGGCCGGTGCGGCCCGTCGAGGTGGCACCGTTCTCCATCGGTCGCACCACCGTCACGACCGACGAGTTCGCCGCCTTCGTCGACGCCACCGGCTGGGTCACCGAGTCCGAGCGGCTGGGCTGGTCCTACGTCTTCGCCGGGTTCCTGCCCGGGGCGCTGCGCAAGGTCTCGCCCCGGGTGCCGGGCACGCCCTGGTGGTGCGGGGTCGCCGGCGCCACCTGGCGGGCCCCCGAGGGCCCCGGCAGCGACCTGTCCGGTCGCGGCGACCACCCGGTGGTGCACGTGTCCTTCCACGACGCGGCGGCGTACGCCGCGTGGGCCGGCGCCCGGCTGCCCACCGAGGCCGAGTGGGAGTACGCCGCCCGCGGCGGGCTCGAGCAGGCGCGCTACCCCTGGGGCGACGAGCTGACCCCGGGCGGCGAGCACCGCTGCAACATCTGGCAGGGCACGTTCCCGACCCGCAACACCGCCGAGGACGGCTACCGCGGCACCTCCCCGGTCACCGCGTTCCCCGCCAACGGCTACGGCCTGCACGACGCCGCCGGCAACGTGTGGGAGTGGGTCGACGAGCAGTGGGACCGGCCCGGCGCCCCCGGGTCGCGCGTGGTGCGCGGCGGGTCCTACCTGTGCCACGCGTCGTACTGCAACCGCTACCGGGTCGGGGCGCGGTCGGCCAACACCCCCGACAGCGCCAGCGGCAACCAGGGGTTCCGGGTCGCGGCCGACCTGCCGGCGCCCGACCTCAGAGCGCGGCGCTGA
- a CDS encoding GNAT family N-acetyltransferase, with amino-acid sequence MTGAVRPSPEGTFELERVGFAHPDVTLLVAEVQDFYTARYGGPDETPLDPAMFEPPTGSFYVGRLDGVPVATGAWRRTEVGTFPGLVTVEVKRMYVAPRAQRRGLARRVLAHLERSAAEAGARAVVLETGTMQPEAIALYTSSGYEPVPGFGYYKDAPLSRCFGKRL; translated from the coding sequence GTGACGGGTGCGGTTCGTCCCTCGCCTGAGGGCACCTTCGAGCTGGAGCGGGTCGGCTTCGCCCACCCCGACGTGACCCTGCTGGTCGCCGAGGTCCAGGACTTCTACACCGCGCGCTACGGCGGGCCCGACGAGACGCCCCTCGACCCGGCGATGTTCGAGCCGCCCACCGGCAGCTTCTACGTCGGGCGCCTCGACGGCGTCCCGGTCGCGACCGGCGCCTGGCGGCGCACCGAGGTCGGCACCTTCCCCGGCCTGGTCACCGTCGAGGTCAAGCGCATGTACGTCGCCCCGCGGGCGCAGCGTCGCGGGCTCGCGCGGCGGGTCCTCGCCCACCTCGAGCGCAGCGCCGCCGAGGCCGGCGCCCGGGCGGTGGTGCTCGAGACCGGGACCATGCAGCCGGAGGCGATCGCGCTCTACACCTCCTCGGGCTACGAGCCGGTGCCGGGCTTCGGCTACTACAAGGACGCGCCGCTCTCGCGCTGCTTCGGCAAGCGGCTCTGA
- a CDS encoding zinc ribbon domain-containing protein: MTTNDLPDTTRTRVGLRVVGALLLLGGGATFAWGITTVFTYDGYDMPPGLAILAFLGGMPVAVVGLGMLNASTIGAQSRYVAGETMPTLKQSAAYLTDGEGIMGVGRTVDDRERGTSAAGGPYCRSCGVRNDEDARFCDGCGSSLA; the protein is encoded by the coding sequence ATGACCACGAACGACCTGCCGGACACCACGCGCACCCGCGTCGGGCTGCGCGTCGTGGGGGCGCTGCTGCTGCTCGGCGGCGGCGCGACCTTCGCCTGGGGCATCACGACCGTCTTCACCTACGACGGCTACGACATGCCTCCGGGGCTGGCCATCCTGGCCTTCCTCGGCGGGATGCCGGTGGCCGTGGTCGGCCTCGGGATGCTCAACGCCAGCACCATCGGCGCCCAGTCGCGCTACGTGGCGGGCGAGACCATGCCCACGCTCAAGCAGTCGGCGGCCTACCTCACCGACGGTGAGGGCATCATGGGGGTCGGACGCACGGTCGACGACCGGGAGCGCGGCACCTCCGCCGCCGGCGGCCCGTACTGCCGCTCCTGCGGCGTGCGCAACGACGAGGACGCGAGGTTCTGTGACGGGTGCGGTTCGTCCCTCGCCTGA
- a CDS encoding DUF2252 domain-containing protein translates to MSDDADHLTRDELMQRARDADVRGRSSMTKEELARAVGAGVQTGSRVEAFRSLALQRARGEMVFLPRHLDGLERRRHVRQTIREDHETRISSRSQDAVEKFEKLHDSLFSFFRGTALLFYRDLAGEDAWMPTVLTLGDVHPENFGVMPSADDVPIFGVNDFDEAYYAPFTWDLKRGATGFMVAAAEEGGHGRKQQRRIAAAFVRGYVSAMRGYATDATEQQGQMREDNAPKLIRKLFESAKEDRAHWLARKYHDEFRRGFRADDEHVPVSSRVPEFQEALDRFVRDNDIEVPERAGAMRVKDVCQRLGQGTASLGLPRYYLMVEGPNADGSDDLLLELKQARRSALAGLVPPSEYVVDGNADRISHAQGVHLVRGDRFYGAVEMDGLSFMVRERSPYRDDIDLDDLSDKQWRKYAAICGASLAQSHALSDEAGLVDHDIEPDVLEAIGPEDLFVQDVVEYAAEAFDRVRADHRHFRSDQELGAFEMVDRVFR, encoded by the coding sequence ATGAGTGATGACGCCGACCACCTGACGCGCGACGAGCTGATGCAGCGGGCCCGCGACGCCGACGTACGAGGACGCTCCTCGATGACCAAGGAGGAGCTGGCCCGGGCGGTGGGGGCCGGGGTGCAGACCGGGTCGCGGGTCGAGGCCTTCCGCTCGCTGGCGCTGCAGCGCGCCCGGGGCGAGATGGTCTTCCTGCCCCGCCACCTCGACGGGCTCGAGCGGCGCCGCCACGTGCGCCAGACGATCCGCGAGGACCACGAGACCCGGATCTCGAGCCGCAGCCAGGACGCGGTCGAGAAGTTCGAGAAGCTGCACGACTCGCTGTTCTCGTTCTTCCGCGGCACCGCCCTGCTCTTCTACCGCGACCTGGCCGGGGAGGACGCCTGGATGCCGACCGTGCTGACGCTCGGCGACGTGCACCCCGAGAACTTCGGGGTGATGCCGAGCGCCGACGACGTGCCGATCTTCGGCGTCAACGACTTCGACGAGGCCTACTACGCGCCGTTCACCTGGGACCTCAAGCGCGGCGCGACCGGGTTCATGGTCGCCGCCGCCGAGGAGGGCGGCCACGGCCGCAAGCAGCAGCGCCGGATCGCTGCGGCCTTCGTGCGCGGCTACGTGTCGGCGATGCGCGGCTACGCCACCGACGCCACCGAGCAGCAGGGCCAGATGCGCGAGGACAACGCGCCCAAGCTGATCCGCAAGCTCTTCGAGTCGGCGAAGGAGGACCGGGCGCACTGGCTGGCGCGCAAGTACCACGACGAGTTCCGCCGCGGCTTCCGCGCCGACGACGAGCACGTGCCGGTCTCCTCACGGGTGCCGGAGTTCCAGGAGGCGCTCGACCGCTTCGTGCGCGACAACGACATCGAGGTGCCCGAGCGCGCCGGCGCGATGCGGGTCAAGGACGTGTGCCAGCGGCTGGGGCAGGGCACCGCGTCGCTCGGGCTGCCGCGCTACTACCTGATGGTCGAGGGCCCGAACGCCGACGGCTCCGACGACCTGCTGCTCGAGCTCAAGCAGGCGCGGCGCTCGGCGCTCGCGGGCCTGGTGCCGCCCTCGGAGTACGTCGTCGACGGCAACGCCGACCGCATCTCCCACGCCCAGGGCGTGCACCTGGTGCGCGGGGACCGCTTCTACGGGGCGGTCGAGATGGACGGGTTGAGCTTCATGGTGCGCGAGCGCTCGCCGTACCGCGACGACATCGACCTCGACGACCTCTCCGACAAGCAGTGGCGCAAGTACGCCGCCATCTGCGGCGCCTCGCTGGCGCAGTCGCACGCGCTCTCCGACGAGGCGGGGCTGGTCGACCACGACATCGAGCCCGACGTGCTCGAGGCGATCGGCCCGGAGGACCTGTTCGTGCAGGACGTGGTCGAGTACGCCGCCGAGGCCTTCGACCGGGTGCGGGCCGACCACCGCCACTTCCGCTCCGACCAGGAGCTGGGCGCCTTCGAGATGGTCGACCGGGTCTTCCGCTGA
- a CDS encoding DUF202 domain-containing protein → MRPEPPGLANERTALAWQRTALSVVVAALVVARLSISRVGLGVVAVTVAGVVLGGWVALEGLGRYRARHGAEGRGRTRGGRATALLTVTVVVVALTELAAIALG, encoded by the coding sequence GTGAGGCCCGAGCCGCCCGGGCTGGCCAACGAGCGCACGGCGCTGGCCTGGCAGCGCACCGCGCTCTCGGTCGTCGTGGCCGCCCTGGTGGTGGCCCGGCTCAGCATCAGCCGGGTGGGGCTGGGCGTGGTCGCGGTGACCGTGGCCGGCGTGGTGCTCGGCGGCTGGGTGGCGCTCGAGGGGCTGGGCCGCTACCGGGCCCGGCACGGGGCCGAGGGGCGGGGCCGGACCAGGGGAGGCCGGGCCACGGCGCTGCTGACCGTGACGGTCGTGGTGGTCGCGCTCACCGAGCTGGCGGCGATCGCGCTCGGCTGA
- a CDS encoding DNA topoisomerase IB, whose product MVRLRRTSPDQPGWTRRRAGRGFVYLDAGGERLPEDAAQRVRDLVIPPAWQDVWITPHENGHLQAVGTDDAGRRQYLYHPAWREKRDAEKFDRMLEFGKGLARARELVVRDLGSEGMPLERACAAAVRLLDLGYFRIGNDVYADENGSFGLTTLERRHVRRRQDRLVFTFTGKSGVDHRIEIDDVTVIEALEVMRRRRGGDLRLLSYKNGRSWRSVLPDLVNEYVRASTGLEATAKDFRTWHATVLAAAALAETTEHGESAASRKRAVAGAMKEVSGFLGNTPTLARSSYVDPRVVEAYEEGRTIAGTTRRHHDTPDQRQAALERATLRLIRGS is encoded by the coding sequence ATGGTGCGGCTGCGCAGGACCTCTCCCGACCAGCCGGGCTGGACCCGCCGGCGGGCCGGACGCGGGTTCGTCTACCTCGACGCGGGCGGCGAGCGCCTGCCCGAGGACGCCGCGCAGCGGGTGCGCGACCTGGTGATCCCGCCGGCCTGGCAGGACGTGTGGATCACGCCCCACGAGAACGGCCACCTGCAGGCGGTCGGCACCGACGACGCCGGACGCCGCCAGTACCTCTACCACCCGGCCTGGCGCGAGAAGCGCGACGCCGAGAAGTTCGACCGGATGCTGGAGTTCGGCAAGGGGCTGGCCCGGGCGCGCGAGCTGGTGGTCAGGGACCTCGGCTCGGAGGGGATGCCGCTGGAGCGGGCCTGCGCGGCGGCGGTGCGGCTGCTGGACCTCGGCTACTTCCGCATCGGCAACGACGTCTACGCCGACGAGAACGGCTCCTTCGGGCTGACCACCCTCGAGCGCCGCCACGTGCGCCGGCGCCAGGACCGGCTGGTCTTCACCTTCACCGGCAAGTCCGGTGTCGACCACCGCATCGAGATCGACGACGTCACCGTCATCGAGGCGCTCGAGGTGATGCGCCGCCGCCGCGGGGGAGACCTGCGGCTGCTGTCCTACAAGAACGGCCGGTCCTGGCGCTCGGTGCTGCCCGACCTGGTCAACGAGTACGTGCGGGCCTCCACCGGGCTCGAGGCCACCGCGAAGGACTTCCGCACCTGGCACGCCACCGTGCTGGCCGCGGCCGCGCTGGCCGAGACCACCGAGCACGGCGAGTCGGCGGCCTCGCGCAAGCGGGCCGTGGCCGGGGCGATGAAGGAGGTCTCCGGCTTCCTGGGCAACACCCCCACCCTGGCCCGCTCGTCGTACGTCGACCCGCGCGTCGTCGAGGCCTACGAGGAGGGCCGCACCATCGCCGGCACCACCCGCCGCCACCACGACACCCCCGACCAGCGGCAGGCCGCCCTCGAGCGGGCGACGCTGCGGCTGATCCGCGGGTCCTGA